A window of Echeneis naucrates chromosome 13, fEcheNa1.1, whole genome shotgun sequence contains these coding sequences:
- the LOC115052580 gene encoding glutamate receptor ionotropic, kainate 1 isoform X1, giving the protein MAKRKGLFSLLYFMAEFWLTSQQVLRIGGIFETLENEPISVEELAFKFAVTNINRNRTLMPNTTLTYDIQRINLFDSFEASRRACDQLALGVGAVFGPSHSSSVSAVQSICNALEVPHIQTRWKHPSVDNKDSFYINLYPEYASISRAVLDIVQFYKWKTVTVVYEDATGLIRLQELIKAPSRYSIKIKIRQLPTGSKDARPLLKEMKKGKEFYVIFDCSYQTSADVLKQILSMGMMTEYYHFFFTTLDLFALDLEPYRYSGVNMTGFRLLNIDSPQVASVVERWAMERLQAPSKAETGMMEGMMTTEAALMYDAVYMVAAASQRASQITVSSLQCHRHKPWRFGSRFMNMLKDAQWNGLTGQIIINKTDGLRKEFDLDVISLKEDGLEKTIAGNNRLNKVWKKIGVWNSQTGLNLTDNNKDSSTNVTDSMANRTLIVTTILENPYVMYKKSDKPLYGNDRFEGYCLDLLKELSNILGFSYEVKLVSDGKYGAQNDKGEWNGMVRELIDHVADLAVAPLTITYVREKVIDFSKPFMTLGISILYHKPNGTNPGVFSFLNPLSPDIWMYVLLACLGVSCVLFVIARFTPYEWYNPHPCNPDSDVVENNFTLINSVWFGVGALMQQGSELMPKALSTRIVGGIWWFFTLIIISSYTANLAAFLTVERMDSPIDSADDLAKQTKIEYGAVRDGSTMTFFKKSKISTYEKMWAFMSSRKNTALVKNNREGIQRVLTTDYALLMESTSIEYISQRNCNLTQIGGLIDSKGYGVGTPIGSPYRDKVTIAILQLQEEGKLHMMKEKWWRGNGCPEEDSKEASALGVENIGGIFIVLAAGLVLSVFVAIGEFIYKSRKNLDIEEVSVGQCEWHNKY; this is encoded by the exons GGGGCATCTTTGAGACACTTGAAAATGAGCCCATTAGTGTTGAAGAACTGGCTTTTAAATTTGCTGTGACCAACATAAACAGGAACCGGACCTTAATGCCAAACACCACATTGACCTATGACATCCAGAGAATAAACCTTTTTGACAGTTTTGAGGCTTCAAGAAGAG CCTGCGACCAGTTGGCACTGGGTGTCGGGGCCGTATTTGGCCCCTCTCACAGCTCATCTGTCAGTGCGGTCCAGTCTATTTGTAACGCCCTGGAAGTCCCTCACATCCAGACACGCTGGAAACACCCCTCAGTGGACAACAAAGACAGCTTCTACATCAACCTCTACCCTGAATACGCCTCCATAAGCCGAGCTGTGTTGGACATAGTGCAGTTTTACAAGTGGAAGACGGTCACTGTGGTGTATGAGGATGCAACTG GACTGATTCGTTTGCAAGAGTTGATCAAAGCTCCATCCAGATACAGCATTAAAATCAAGATCCGCCAGCTGCCGACGGGAAGTAAAGATGCCCGTCCTCTGTtgaaggagatgaagaaggGAAAGGAGTTCTATGTTATCTTTGACTGCTCTTACCAAACGTCAGCTGATGTTCTCAAGCAG ATCTTGTCCATGGGGATGATGACTGAATATTATCACTTTTTCTTCACCACACTG GATCTGTTTGCCCTTGACCTGGAGCCGTACCGCTACAGTGGGGTCAACATGACGGGGTTCAGACTGCTCAACATAGACAGCCCTCAGGTGGCCTCAGTAGTAGAGAGGTGGGCCATGGAACGACTGCAGGCTCCCTCCAAGGCTGAGACAGGAATGATGGAGGGGATGATGACC ACCGAAGCAGCTCTGATGTATGATGCCGTCTACATGGTCGCTGCCGCCTCACAACGCGCATCCCAGATCACAGTCAGCTCCCTTCAGTGCCACAGACACAAACCCTGGCGCTTTGGATCACGCTTCATGAACATGCTCAAAGAC GCACAATGGAACGGCTTGACAGGACAAATAATCATAAACAAGACAGACGGCCTGCGGAAAGAATTTGATTTAGATGTCATCAGCCTAAAGGAGGATGGCTTGGAGAAG ACAATTGCAGGCAACAACCGCTTGAATAAAGTGTGGAAAAAG ATTGGGGTGTGGAACTCCCAAACAGGCCTTAATTTAACAGACAACAACAAGGATTCATCCACAAATGTGACTGACTCAATGGCCAATAGAACTCTTATTGTCACTACCATTCTG GAAAATCCTTATGTCATGTATAAAAAATCTGATAAGCCTCTGTATGGAAATGACCGCTTTGAGGGCTACTGCCTCGATCTGCTAAAAGAGCTCTCTAACATATTGGGCTTCTCCTATGAGGTAAAGTTGGTGTCAGATGGCAAATACGGAGCTCAGAATGACAAGGGGGAGTGGAACGGCATGGTGCGAGAGCTCATCGATCAC GTGGCTGACCTCGCGGTGGCCCCCCTCACTATCACATATGTTAGGGAAAAAGTGATAGATTTCTCCAAGCCCTTCATGACTCTGGGGATCAGCATCCTTTACCACAAACCTAACGGCACCAATCCAGGAGTGTTCTCCTTCCTCAACCCACTCTCTCCTGACATCTGGATGTATGTGCTGCTGGCATGTCTCGgtgtcagctgtgtgctgtttgtCATTGCCAG GTTCACTCCATACGAGTGGTACAATCCtcacccctgcaacccagacTCAGATGTGGTGGAAAACAACTTCACTCTGATAAACAGTGTCTGGTTTGGAGTTGGTGCGCTGATGCAACAAG GGTCTGAACTGATGCCTAAGGCCCTCTCCACCAGGATAGTTGGTGGAATATGGTGGTTCTTCACGTTGATAATAATCTCCTCATACACTGCCAACTTGGCTGCCTTCCTCACTGTGGAGAGGATGGACTCTCCAATTGATTCTGCTGATGATTTGGCCAAGCAAACCAAAATAGAGTATGGTGCTGTTAGAGATGGCTCCACCATGACCTTTTTTAAG AAATCCAAGATATCGACGTATGAGAAAATGTGGGCCTTCatgagcagcaggaaaaacacagccTTGGTGAAAAACAACAGGGAGGGGATTCAGAGAGTCCTAACTACGGACTACGCTCTCCTGATGGAGTCGACCAGTATCGAGTACATCAGCCAGCGCAACTGCAACCTCACACAGATCGGAGGCTTGATAGATTCAAAGGGCTACGGTGTGGGAACCCCAATTG GTTCCCCTTACAGAGACAAGGTCACCATCGCCATCCTGCAGCTTCAGGAGGAAGGGAAGCTGCACATGATGAAGGAGAAATGGTGGAGAGGGAATGGCTGCCCAGAGGAGGACAGCAAAGAAGCCAGTGCCCTGGGTGTAGAAAACATAGGGGGAATCTTTATTGTGTTGGCGGCCGGACTAGTCCTCTCAGTTTTTGTAGCAATTGGGGAGTTTATTTACAAATCCAGAAAAAACTTGGACATTGAGGAGGTGAGTGTCGGACAGTGCGAATGGCACAACAAGTATTAA
- the LOC115052580 gene encoding glutamate receptor ionotropic, kainate 1 isoform X3 has translation MAKRKGLFSLLYFMAEFWLTSQQVLRIACDQLALGVGAVFGPSHSSSVSAVQSICNALEVPHIQTRWKHPSVDNKDSFYINLYPEYASISRAVLDIVQFYKWKTVTVVYEDATGLIRLQELIKAPSRYSIKIKIRQLPTGSKDARPLLKEMKKGKEFYVIFDCSYQTSADVLKQILSMGMMTEYYHFFFTTLDLFALDLEPYRYSGVNMTGFRLLNIDSPQVASVVERWAMERLQAPSKAETGMMEGMMTTEAALMYDAVYMVAAASQRASQITVSSLQCHRHKPWRFGSRFMNMLKDAQWNGLTGQIIINKTDGLRKEFDLDVISLKEDGLEKIGVWNSQTGLNLTDNNKDSSTNVTDSMANRTLIVTTILVADLAVAPLTITYVREKVIDFSKPFMTLGISILYHKPNGTNPGVFSFLNPLSPDIWMYVLLACLGVSCVLFVIARFTPYEWYNPHPCNPDSDVVENNFTLINSVWFGVGALMQQGSELMPKALSTRIVGGIWWFFTLIIISSYTANLAAFLTVERMDSPIDSADDLAKQTKIEYGAVRDGSTMTFFKKSKISTYEKMWAFMSSRKNTALVKNNREGIQRVLTTDYALLMESTSIEYISQRNCNLTQIGGLIDSKGYGVGTPIGSPYRDKVTIAILQLQEEGKLHMMKEKWWRGNGCPEEDSKEASALGVENIGGIFIVLAAGLVLSVFVAIGEFIYKSRKNLDIEEVSVGQCEWHNKY, from the exons CCTGCGACCAGTTGGCACTGGGTGTCGGGGCCGTATTTGGCCCCTCTCACAGCTCATCTGTCAGTGCGGTCCAGTCTATTTGTAACGCCCTGGAAGTCCCTCACATCCAGACACGCTGGAAACACCCCTCAGTGGACAACAAAGACAGCTTCTACATCAACCTCTACCCTGAATACGCCTCCATAAGCCGAGCTGTGTTGGACATAGTGCAGTTTTACAAGTGGAAGACGGTCACTGTGGTGTATGAGGATGCAACTG GACTGATTCGTTTGCAAGAGTTGATCAAAGCTCCATCCAGATACAGCATTAAAATCAAGATCCGCCAGCTGCCGACGGGAAGTAAAGATGCCCGTCCTCTGTtgaaggagatgaagaaggGAAAGGAGTTCTATGTTATCTTTGACTGCTCTTACCAAACGTCAGCTGATGTTCTCAAGCAG ATCTTGTCCATGGGGATGATGACTGAATATTATCACTTTTTCTTCACCACACTG GATCTGTTTGCCCTTGACCTGGAGCCGTACCGCTACAGTGGGGTCAACATGACGGGGTTCAGACTGCTCAACATAGACAGCCCTCAGGTGGCCTCAGTAGTAGAGAGGTGGGCCATGGAACGACTGCAGGCTCCCTCCAAGGCTGAGACAGGAATGATGGAGGGGATGATGACC ACCGAAGCAGCTCTGATGTATGATGCCGTCTACATGGTCGCTGCCGCCTCACAACGCGCATCCCAGATCACAGTCAGCTCCCTTCAGTGCCACAGACACAAACCCTGGCGCTTTGGATCACGCTTCATGAACATGCTCAAAGAC GCACAATGGAACGGCTTGACAGGACAAATAATCATAAACAAGACAGACGGCCTGCGGAAAGAATTTGATTTAGATGTCATCAGCCTAAAGGAGGATGGCTTGGAGAAG ATTGGGGTGTGGAACTCCCAAACAGGCCTTAATTTAACAGACAACAACAAGGATTCATCCACAAATGTGACTGACTCAATGGCCAATAGAACTCTTATTGTCACTACCATTCTG GTGGCTGACCTCGCGGTGGCCCCCCTCACTATCACATATGTTAGGGAAAAAGTGATAGATTTCTCCAAGCCCTTCATGACTCTGGGGATCAGCATCCTTTACCACAAACCTAACGGCACCAATCCAGGAGTGTTCTCCTTCCTCAACCCACTCTCTCCTGACATCTGGATGTATGTGCTGCTGGCATGTCTCGgtgtcagctgtgtgctgtttgtCATTGCCAG GTTCACTCCATACGAGTGGTACAATCCtcacccctgcaacccagacTCAGATGTGGTGGAAAACAACTTCACTCTGATAAACAGTGTCTGGTTTGGAGTTGGTGCGCTGATGCAACAAG GGTCTGAACTGATGCCTAAGGCCCTCTCCACCAGGATAGTTGGTGGAATATGGTGGTTCTTCACGTTGATAATAATCTCCTCATACACTGCCAACTTGGCTGCCTTCCTCACTGTGGAGAGGATGGACTCTCCAATTGATTCTGCTGATGATTTGGCCAAGCAAACCAAAATAGAGTATGGTGCTGTTAGAGATGGCTCCACCATGACCTTTTTTAAG AAATCCAAGATATCGACGTATGAGAAAATGTGGGCCTTCatgagcagcaggaaaaacacagccTTGGTGAAAAACAACAGGGAGGGGATTCAGAGAGTCCTAACTACGGACTACGCTCTCCTGATGGAGTCGACCAGTATCGAGTACATCAGCCAGCGCAACTGCAACCTCACACAGATCGGAGGCTTGATAGATTCAAAGGGCTACGGTGTGGGAACCCCAATTG GTTCCCCTTACAGAGACAAGGTCACCATCGCCATCCTGCAGCTTCAGGAGGAAGGGAAGCTGCACATGATGAAGGAGAAATGGTGGAGAGGGAATGGCTGCCCAGAGGAGGACAGCAAAGAAGCCAGTGCCCTGGGTGTAGAAAACATAGGGGGAATCTTTATTGTGTTGGCGGCCGGACTAGTCCTCTCAGTTTTTGTAGCAATTGGGGAGTTTATTTACAAATCCAGAAAAAACTTGGACATTGAGGAGGTGAGTGTCGGACAGTGCGAATGGCACAACAAGTATTAA
- the LOC115052580 gene encoding glutamate receptor ionotropic, kainate 1 isoform X2 produces MAKRKGLFSLLYFMAEFWLTSQQVLRIGGIFETLENEPISVEELAFKFAVTNINRNRTLMPNTTLTYDIQRINLFDSFEASRRACDQLALGVGAVFGPSHSSSVSAVQSICNALEVPHIQTRWKHPSVDNKDSFYINLYPEYASISRAVLDIVQFYKWKTVTVVYEDATGLIRLQELIKAPSRYSIKIKIRQLPTGSKDARPLLKEMKKGKEFYVIFDCSYQTSADVLKQILSMGMMTEYYHFFFTTLDLFALDLEPYRYSGVNMTGFRLLNIDSPQVASVVERWAMERLQAPSKAETGMMEGMMTTEAALMYDAVYMVAAASQRASQITVSSLQCHRHKPWRFGSRFMNMLKDAQWNGLTGQIIINKTDGLRKEFDLDVISLKEDGLEKIGVWNSQTGLNLTDNNKDSSTNVTDSMANRTLIVTTILENPYVMYKKSDKPLYGNDRFEGYCLDLLKELSNILGFSYEVKLVSDGKYGAQNDKGEWNGMVRELIDHVADLAVAPLTITYVREKVIDFSKPFMTLGISILYHKPNGTNPGVFSFLNPLSPDIWMYVLLACLGVSCVLFVIARFTPYEWYNPHPCNPDSDVVENNFTLINSVWFGVGALMQQGSELMPKALSTRIVGGIWWFFTLIIISSYTANLAAFLTVERMDSPIDSADDLAKQTKIEYGAVRDGSTMTFFKKSKISTYEKMWAFMSSRKNTALVKNNREGIQRVLTTDYALLMESTSIEYISQRNCNLTQIGGLIDSKGYGVGTPIGSPYRDKVTIAILQLQEEGKLHMMKEKWWRGNGCPEEDSKEASALGVENIGGIFIVLAAGLVLSVFVAIGEFIYKSRKNLDIEEVSVGQCEWHNKY; encoded by the exons GGGGCATCTTTGAGACACTTGAAAATGAGCCCATTAGTGTTGAAGAACTGGCTTTTAAATTTGCTGTGACCAACATAAACAGGAACCGGACCTTAATGCCAAACACCACATTGACCTATGACATCCAGAGAATAAACCTTTTTGACAGTTTTGAGGCTTCAAGAAGAG CCTGCGACCAGTTGGCACTGGGTGTCGGGGCCGTATTTGGCCCCTCTCACAGCTCATCTGTCAGTGCGGTCCAGTCTATTTGTAACGCCCTGGAAGTCCCTCACATCCAGACACGCTGGAAACACCCCTCAGTGGACAACAAAGACAGCTTCTACATCAACCTCTACCCTGAATACGCCTCCATAAGCCGAGCTGTGTTGGACATAGTGCAGTTTTACAAGTGGAAGACGGTCACTGTGGTGTATGAGGATGCAACTG GACTGATTCGTTTGCAAGAGTTGATCAAAGCTCCATCCAGATACAGCATTAAAATCAAGATCCGCCAGCTGCCGACGGGAAGTAAAGATGCCCGTCCTCTGTtgaaggagatgaagaaggGAAAGGAGTTCTATGTTATCTTTGACTGCTCTTACCAAACGTCAGCTGATGTTCTCAAGCAG ATCTTGTCCATGGGGATGATGACTGAATATTATCACTTTTTCTTCACCACACTG GATCTGTTTGCCCTTGACCTGGAGCCGTACCGCTACAGTGGGGTCAACATGACGGGGTTCAGACTGCTCAACATAGACAGCCCTCAGGTGGCCTCAGTAGTAGAGAGGTGGGCCATGGAACGACTGCAGGCTCCCTCCAAGGCTGAGACAGGAATGATGGAGGGGATGATGACC ACCGAAGCAGCTCTGATGTATGATGCCGTCTACATGGTCGCTGCCGCCTCACAACGCGCATCCCAGATCACAGTCAGCTCCCTTCAGTGCCACAGACACAAACCCTGGCGCTTTGGATCACGCTTCATGAACATGCTCAAAGAC GCACAATGGAACGGCTTGACAGGACAAATAATCATAAACAAGACAGACGGCCTGCGGAAAGAATTTGATTTAGATGTCATCAGCCTAAAGGAGGATGGCTTGGAGAAG ATTGGGGTGTGGAACTCCCAAACAGGCCTTAATTTAACAGACAACAACAAGGATTCATCCACAAATGTGACTGACTCAATGGCCAATAGAACTCTTATTGTCACTACCATTCTG GAAAATCCTTATGTCATGTATAAAAAATCTGATAAGCCTCTGTATGGAAATGACCGCTTTGAGGGCTACTGCCTCGATCTGCTAAAAGAGCTCTCTAACATATTGGGCTTCTCCTATGAGGTAAAGTTGGTGTCAGATGGCAAATACGGAGCTCAGAATGACAAGGGGGAGTGGAACGGCATGGTGCGAGAGCTCATCGATCAC GTGGCTGACCTCGCGGTGGCCCCCCTCACTATCACATATGTTAGGGAAAAAGTGATAGATTTCTCCAAGCCCTTCATGACTCTGGGGATCAGCATCCTTTACCACAAACCTAACGGCACCAATCCAGGAGTGTTCTCCTTCCTCAACCCACTCTCTCCTGACATCTGGATGTATGTGCTGCTGGCATGTCTCGgtgtcagctgtgtgctgtttgtCATTGCCAG GTTCACTCCATACGAGTGGTACAATCCtcacccctgcaacccagacTCAGATGTGGTGGAAAACAACTTCACTCTGATAAACAGTGTCTGGTTTGGAGTTGGTGCGCTGATGCAACAAG GGTCTGAACTGATGCCTAAGGCCCTCTCCACCAGGATAGTTGGTGGAATATGGTGGTTCTTCACGTTGATAATAATCTCCTCATACACTGCCAACTTGGCTGCCTTCCTCACTGTGGAGAGGATGGACTCTCCAATTGATTCTGCTGATGATTTGGCCAAGCAAACCAAAATAGAGTATGGTGCTGTTAGAGATGGCTCCACCATGACCTTTTTTAAG AAATCCAAGATATCGACGTATGAGAAAATGTGGGCCTTCatgagcagcaggaaaaacacagccTTGGTGAAAAACAACAGGGAGGGGATTCAGAGAGTCCTAACTACGGACTACGCTCTCCTGATGGAGTCGACCAGTATCGAGTACATCAGCCAGCGCAACTGCAACCTCACACAGATCGGAGGCTTGATAGATTCAAAGGGCTACGGTGTGGGAACCCCAATTG GTTCCCCTTACAGAGACAAGGTCACCATCGCCATCCTGCAGCTTCAGGAGGAAGGGAAGCTGCACATGATGAAGGAGAAATGGTGGAGAGGGAATGGCTGCCCAGAGGAGGACAGCAAAGAAGCCAGTGCCCTGGGTGTAGAAAACATAGGGGGAATCTTTATTGTGTTGGCGGCCGGACTAGTCCTCTCAGTTTTTGTAGCAATTGGGGAGTTTATTTACAAATCCAGAAAAAACTTGGACATTGAGGAGGTGAGTGTCGGACAGTGCGAATGGCACAACAAGTATTAA